The Leucobacter rhizosphaerae genome includes a region encoding these proteins:
- the glnA gene encoding type I glutamate--ammonia ligase: MSKQRDFVLRTIEERGVRFVRLWFTDVSGTLKSVALAPAEVEGAFSEGIGFDGSAIEGLTRAYESDLLAVPDPSTFQLLPWRSQSEPTARMFCDIRTPNGEPAVADPRNVLKRTLAQAAEQGFTFYTHPEVEFYLLQSKAFGAEGPVPVDRAGYFDNVPGGTAHDFRRESVNMLEDLGISVEFSHHEAGPGQNEIDLRYADALTTADNLMTFRTVVKEVAISQGVHATFMPKPLAGHPGSGMHSHLSLFEGDSNAFYDPAAKHQLSQTGRRFVAGLLRHAPEITAITNQYINSYKRLWGGDEAPSFVSWGHNNRSALVRIPMYKPGKGGAARVEYRGMDSAVNPYLGFSVLLAAGLKGIQEEYELPPEAENNVWALSDGERRAMGFDALPTSLDHALAVMERSELVAETLGEQVFAFFLRDKRREVAEYRSQVTPYELSSMLDTV, from the coding sequence GTGAGTAAGCAACGAGATTTTGTCCTTCGCACCATCGAGGAGCGCGGCGTCAGGTTCGTCCGCCTGTGGTTCACCGACGTGTCGGGAACACTGAAGTCGGTCGCACTCGCGCCGGCCGAGGTGGAGGGTGCGTTCAGCGAGGGGATCGGCTTCGACGGCTCCGCCATCGAGGGTCTGACCCGCGCCTACGAGTCCGACCTGCTCGCGGTTCCGGATCCGTCGACGTTCCAGCTGCTGCCCTGGCGCAGCCAGAGCGAGCCCACCGCGCGCATGTTCTGCGACATCCGCACCCCGAACGGCGAGCCCGCGGTCGCCGATCCTCGCAACGTGCTGAAGCGCACCCTGGCGCAGGCCGCCGAACAGGGATTCACCTTCTACACGCACCCCGAGGTCGAGTTCTATCTGCTGCAGTCGAAGGCGTTCGGTGCCGAGGGGCCGGTGCCCGTCGACCGAGCCGGCTACTTCGACAACGTCCCCGGCGGCACCGCCCATGACTTCCGCCGCGAGAGCGTGAACATGCTCGAGGACCTCGGCATCTCCGTCGAGTTCAGTCACCATGAGGCCGGACCGGGTCAGAACGAGATCGATCTCCGCTACGCGGACGCGCTCACCACCGCAGACAATCTCATGACCTTCCGCACCGTCGTCAAAGAGGTGGCGATCTCACAGGGCGTGCACGCCACCTTCATGCCGAAGCCGCTCGCCGGGCACCCCGGATCGGGCATGCACTCGCATCTCTCGCTCTTCGAAGGCGACTCCAACGCCTTCTACGATCCGGCCGCGAAGCATCAACTCTCCCAGACCGGTCGTCGCTTCGTCGCGGGTCTCTTGCGCCACGCCCCGGAGATCACCGCGATCACCAACCAGTACATCAACTCCTACAAGCGGCTCTGGGGTGGCGACGAGGCCCCGTCGTTCGTGAGCTGGGGGCACAACAACCGCTCCGCGCTCGTCCGGATCCCGATGTACAAGCCGGGCAAGGGCGGCGCCGCGCGGGTCGAGTACCGCGGCATGGACAGCGCGGTGAATCCCTACCTCGGCTTCTCGGTGCTGCTCGCGGCCGGACTCAAGGGCATCCAGGAGGAGTACGAGCTCCCCCCGGAGGCCGAGAACAACGTCTGGGCCCTCAGCGACGGCGAGCGGCGGGCGATGGGCTTCGACGCACTTCCGACGAGCCTCGACCACGCCCTCGCGGTCATGGAGCGCTCCGAACTCGTGGCCGAGACCCTCGGGGAGCAGGTCTTCGCGTTCTTCCTCCGCGACAAGCGCCGTGAGGTCGCCGAGTACCGCAGCCAGGTCACGCCCTACGAGCTCTCGTCGATGCTCGACACCGTCTAG
- a CDS encoding methionine aminopeptidase — MSKRDWGVEDPAETYWYNTRTGEVEEGPQSLSVDRVGPFATREEAANATEIVAERARKWAEEDARDE; from the coding sequence GTGAGCAAGCGCGACTGGGGTGTCGAAGACCCCGCCGAGACGTACTGGTACAACACCCGCACCGGCGAGGTGGAGGAGGGCCCGCAGTCGCTCTCCGTCGACCGCGTGGGCCCGTTCGCAACGCGCGAGGAGGCGGCGAACGCCACGGAGATCGTGGCCGAGCGCGCCCGCAAGTGGGCCGAGGAAGACGCGCGGGACGAGTAG